A genomic window from Halorubrum lacusprofundi ATCC 49239 includes:
- a CDS encoding METTL5 family protein, whose product MASKRSLATKLGVVAGFEAPSAALEQYPTPPDLAAHVVHLADLHGDIDGRTVLDLGTGTGMLALAAALRGPARVFGIELDRGALSTAIENERRVAASASVHWIQGDATRLPLDVPDPVTVLMNPPFGAQNGNRNADRGFLATASRVAAVSYSVHNAGSREFVEAFAADNGGEVTHAFAADFAIEAQFDHHTDASRDIDAEVYRIEWA is encoded by the coding sequence ATGGCGTCGAAGCGCTCGCTCGCGACCAAGCTTGGCGTGGTCGCCGGTTTCGAAGCCCCTAGCGCCGCGCTCGAACAGTACCCGACGCCGCCGGATCTGGCGGCTCACGTCGTTCATCTCGCGGATCTCCACGGCGACATCGACGGCCGAACCGTTCTCGACCTCGGCACCGGGACGGGAATGCTCGCGCTGGCGGCCGCCCTCCGTGGTCCCGCGCGCGTGTTCGGGATCGAACTTGATCGCGGCGCGCTCTCGACCGCGATCGAAAACGAGCGACGGGTCGCCGCGAGCGCGTCCGTCCACTGGATTCAAGGCGATGCGACGCGGCTCCCGCTCGACGTGCCCGACCCCGTGACCGTCCTGATGAACCCGCCGTTCGGCGCACAGAACGGGAACCGGAACGCCGATCGCGGGTTCCTCGCGACTGCGAGCCGCGTTGCGGCCGTCTCCTACTCGGTTCACAACGCCGGCAGCCGCGAGTTCGTCGAAGCGTTCGCGGCCGACAACGGTGGTGAGGTCACCCACGCGTTCGCCGCCGACTTCGCGATCGAGGCGCAGTTCGACCATCACACCGACGCCTCCCGCGATATCGACGCCGAAGTGTACCGGATCGAGTGGGCGTGA